A region from the Methylocella sp. genome encodes:
- a CDS encoding amidase, with protein MTVAEVQAAFSQGDLTSEALTQAYLDRIALYNPRYVAVITMNPNALSDARAIDKRRAAGEKLGPLAGVPVVVKDTMDMAGLPSTGGWRLLSARAGGVDLIPATDSPVVARMRAAGAIILGKTNVPILSATGSHASNSWAGVTLNAVDPSRLPGGSSAGTATAVAGSLAVLGLAEETGGSIQNPASAQDLVGIKPTFGLVPNAGVMPLAGSTRDVVGPIARCVRDAALTLDALAGFSSEDPKTVAGIGNKPKGGYAANLDASSLQGKRLGLYGRGWRNRPLSPEAAALYQRAIGELERRGATLVADPFEGTGFADIGRPAKGLDHFDARGMECVPFDMDRYLERMGPDVAIPSFKAFAKAVASEDPFAPTGVLFYMKDLPQLEAGIVDPLAPPDLSEFIAAKEAYLSIFKEVMAREKLDGLVFPQMRDELPPLVGAGTIHETTVCEINIAGLPGVTVPAGYYASGAPFGLIFVGPMWSEATLLSFAFDYESATKHRKVPTLAQ; from the coding sequence ATGACGGTCGCGGAGGTGCAGGCCGCCTTTTCGCAGGGCGATCTCACCTCCGAGGCGCTGACCCAGGCCTATCTCGACAGGATCGCGCTGTATAATCCGCGTTACGTGGCGGTGATCACGATGAACCCGAACGCCCTGAGCGATGCGCGCGCCATCGATAAACGCCGCGCGGCTGGCGAAAAGCTCGGACCGCTCGCAGGCGTCCCCGTCGTGGTGAAGGATACGATGGACATGGCCGGGCTTCCGAGCACGGGCGGTTGGCGGCTGCTCAGCGCGCGGGCTGGCGGCGTCGACCTTATCCCCGCTACAGATTCGCCGGTTGTGGCGCGAATGCGGGCGGCGGGCGCCATCATTCTAGGCAAAACCAACGTCCCGATTTTGAGCGCTACGGGAAGTCACGCCAGCAACAGTTGGGCCGGCGTGACCCTTAATGCGGTCGACCCCAGCCGGCTCCCGGGCGGCAGCAGCGCCGGGACCGCGACGGCTGTGGCCGGCAGCCTTGCTGTATTGGGCTTGGCCGAGGAGACGGGCGGCTCGATCCAAAATCCCGCCTCGGCTCAGGATCTGGTTGGGATCAAACCAACCTTCGGCTTGGTCCCCAACGCCGGCGTCATGCCGCTCGCCGGAAGCACACGCGACGTGGTGGGGCCGATCGCCCGCTGTGTGCGCGACGCCGCCCTGACGCTCGACGCGCTCGCGGGATTCAGTTCGGAAGATCCGAAGACGGTCGCCGGCATCGGCAACAAACCGAAGGGCGGCTACGCAGCAAATCTCGACGCCTCCTCGCTACAGGGAAAGCGCCTTGGGCTCTATGGGCGCGGTTGGCGGAATCGGCCGCTATCGCCAGAGGCGGCCGCTCTTTATCAGAGGGCCATCGGCGAATTGGAAAGGCGCGGCGCGACGCTGGTCGCGGATCCTTTCGAGGGCACCGGTTTTGCCGATATCGGCCGCCCCGCCAAGGGCCTCGACCATTTCGATGCGCGCGGCATGGAATGCGTTCCCTTTGATATGGACCGTTATCTGGAACGAATGGGCCCCGATGTTGCGATCCCGTCATTTAAGGCATTCGCGAAGGCGGTCGCGAGCGAGGACCCGTTCGCGCCGACGGGCGTGCTGTTCTATATGAAGGATCTGCCGCAACTTGAGGCCGGCATCGTCGATCCTCTTGCGCCGCCGGACCTTTCGGAGTTCATCGCCGCCAAGGAAGCCTACCTTTCGATCTTCAAGGAGGTCATGGCGCGCGAAAAGCTCGATGGCTTGGTCTTCCCGCAAATGCGCGATGAACTGCCGCCTTTGGTCGGCGCGGGGACGATCCATGAAACCACAGTCTGCGAGATCAACATAGCCGGTCTGCCCGGCGTCACCGTCCCCGCCGGCTATTACGCCTCCGGGGCGCCTTTTGGCCTGATCTTTGTCGGGCCGATGTGGAGCGAGGCGACATTGCTGTCCTTCGCCTTCGACTATGAGAGCGCCACGAAACACCGCAAGGTCCCGACTCTGGCGCAGTAA
- a CDS encoding SulP family inorganic anion transporter gives MASRFSKIFSLNYSGDEWRRDLLAGLTVAAISLPQAMAYALIAGVDPRFGLYSAIVVTAVAALFGSSSHLINGPTSAISLVVFSALAAFDTNARAAVYEAMFLLGVMVGILQIFIAVFKLGDLTRYISESVILGFMTGAALLVGIGQISNFLGVHERGTGHQEVLLRLWMTLTGGDQFNVKAIGVGVATIILALSLRKLVRAYKLPQMDMLASLVLVAVAAFLLGWSQPDLGGKTLVAVVGSVPGNLPSPHIPEIKFAWVAQLSSSALAIAFLGLIEALAIAKSIATQTRQPLDYNRQCLAEGLANLVGGFFRCLPGSGSLTRSAINFQAGGATRFAGLVAAVSVAVAVVIFAPLTRYIPKAALAGLLVITAARLIDIPRLRYAFRASRFDAALVVITALTAIFIGVEYSILVGVVLSVVLFVPRASKLKGVELIITPEQVIRTRTPTDPPCEAMILFDLEGELFFGAAPELDRYLEGLTERATQQGSRFIVLRLKRVRHPDVVCLERLEHFLREAGKRGITVLLAGVQPDLMAAMRRLHFQDWHPADQVFAEEDDFDSATLEAVRQALRLLGKGSGRINGGKDETVESRPLSLYYLV, from the coding sequence GTGGCAAGTCGCTTCAGTAAAATTTTCAGCCTGAATTATAGCGGCGATGAATGGCGCAGGGATCTGCTCGCCGGATTGACCGTCGCCGCGATTTCCCTGCCGCAGGCGATGGCCTATGCGCTGATCGCCGGCGTCGATCCTCGTTTTGGACTTTACTCGGCCATTGTGGTGACGGCGGTCGCCGCCTTGTTCGGATCGTCGTCCCATCTGATCAATGGACCAACCAGCGCCATTTCTCTTGTCGTCTTCAGCGCCTTGGCCGCTTTCGATACGAATGCGCGCGCCGCGGTTTATGAAGCCATGTTCCTCCTTGGCGTCATGGTCGGCATCCTCCAGATTTTCATTGCGGTTTTCAAACTCGGAGATCTGACGCGCTATATTTCGGAATCGGTCATTCTCGGCTTCATGACCGGAGCCGCGCTTCTGGTGGGCATTGGCCAGATCTCCAATTTCCTCGGCGTTCACGAGCGGGGAACCGGACATCAGGAAGTCTTGCTTCGTCTGTGGATGACACTGACCGGGGGCGATCAATTTAACGTCAAGGCGATCGGCGTCGGCGTCGCAACTATCATCCTGGCCTTGAGCTTGCGGAAGTTGGTTCGCGCCTACAAGCTGCCGCAGATGGATATGCTGGCGAGTCTCGTGCTGGTCGCCGTCGCCGCTTTCCTGCTCGGCTGGTCGCAACCCGATTTGGGCGGCAAAACTTTGGTGGCGGTCGTCGGCTCCGTGCCGGGGAATTTGCCTTCGCCGCATATACCCGAGATTAAATTCGCCTGGGTAGCGCAGCTTTCCTCAAGCGCTTTGGCGATTGCGTTCCTCGGCTTGATCGAGGCGCTGGCTATCGCCAAATCCATCGCCACCCAGACGCGTCAGCCGCTCGATTATAATCGCCAATGCCTCGCCGAGGGTCTCGCTAACCTCGTCGGCGGCTTTTTCCGCTGCCTGCCAGGCTCTGGCTCTCTCACGCGCTCGGCGATCAATTTCCAGGCTGGCGGCGCGACAAGATTTGCCGGCCTCGTCGCGGCCGTTTCGGTGGCGGTCGCCGTCGTGATTTTCGCGCCCTTGACGCGCTATATTCCGAAAGCCGCCCTAGCCGGATTGTTGGTCATCACAGCTGCGCGTTTGATCGATATTCCACGCCTGCGCTATGCTTTTCGCGCCTCACGGTTTGACGCCGCGCTGGTCGTCATCACCGCCTTGACCGCCATTTTCATTGGCGTCGAATATTCAATTCTCGTCGGCGTCGTCTTGTCGGTTGTGCTTTTCGTGCCGCGCGCCTCGAAATTGAAGGGCGTCGAATTGATCATCACCCCTGAACAGGTGATCCGCACGCGAACGCCGACGGACCCGCCTTGCGAGGCGATGATTCTATTTGATCTGGAAGGCGAGCTGTTTTTCGGCGCCGCCCCGGAACTCGACCGCTATCTCGAAGGATTGACGGAGCGGGCGACGCAGCAAGGAAGCCGCTTTATCGTGCTCCGGCTCAAGCGCGTGCGCCACCCGGATGTGGTCTGCCTCGAGCGGCTCGAGCATTTCCTGCGCGAGGCGGGAAAACGCGGAATCACGGTCTTGCTCGCCGGAGTCCAGCCCGACCTTATGGCCGCGATGAGGCGCCTTCATTTTCAGGATTGGCATCCTGCGGACCAGGTCTTTGCGGAGGAGGATGATTTCGATTCCGCCACGCTCGAAGCGGTGCGGCAGGCTCTTCGACTTCTCGGGAAAGGCAGCGGCCGCATCAATGGCGGGAAAGACGAGACCGTCGAAAGCCGCCCGCTGAGCTTGTATTATTTAGTCTAA
- the urtA gene encoding urea ABC transporter substrate-binding protein produces MAALPMVGLLAPKAFGATATNAVDTTGLAVTDDSVTIGILHSLTGTMAISETGAVEAEKLAISEINAKGGVLGRQIKIIVEDGASDWPTFAEKGKKLIESDKCAMVCGCFTSASRKAVLPVFEQYNGLLYYPTFYEGLEQSKNVVYTGQEATQQVLSSLNWLDKAKGAKSYYFVGSDYIWPRTVNKIARKHIENVLKKEVAGEDYFPLGNTQFNSVINKIKLKKPDVIYVTVVGGSNVAFFKQLKAAGVDFSKQTLMTIAVTEDEIKGIGAENIAGAYSCMKYFQSIDTPANKAFVAAYKKMWGPDAVIGDPQEAAYLMPYLWKLAVEKANSFDVDKVVAASPGLEFPDAPEGIVRVHPNHHLWSKARVARALPDGQFEIVDTTDLIEPNPFPKGYQ; encoded by the coding sequence ATGGCCGCCCTTCCAATGGTCGGTTTGCTTGCGCCGAAGGCATTTGGCGCCACGGCGACCAACGCGGTCGACACCACCGGCCTCGCGGTGACTGATGATAGCGTCACGATCGGCATTCTGCATTCCTTGACCGGAACGATGGCTATTTCGGAAACGGGGGCCGTCGAGGCCGAGAAACTCGCCATCTCCGAGATCAACGCCAAGGGCGGCGTCCTTGGTCGCCAGATCAAGATCATCGTGGAGGATGGCGCGAGCGACTGGCCGACTTTCGCGGAAAAGGGAAAGAAGCTGATCGAAAGCGACAAATGCGCGATGGTCTGCGGCTGCTTCACGTCGGCATCCCGCAAGGCGGTTCTGCCGGTATTCGAACAATATAATGGCCTGCTCTATTATCCGACTTTCTATGAGGGGCTCGAGCAATCCAAAAATGTCGTCTACACGGGCCAGGAGGCGACGCAGCAGGTTCTCTCCAGCCTGAACTGGCTGGACAAGGCGAAGGGCGCGAAGAGCTACTATTTCGTCGGTTCCGACTACATCTGGCCGCGGACCGTCAACAAGATCGCGCGTAAGCACATCGAGAATGTGCTGAAGAAAGAAGTGGCCGGCGAAGATTATTTTCCGCTTGGAAACACGCAGTTCAATTCGGTCATCAATAAAATCAAGCTGAAGAAGCCGGACGTGATCTATGTCACCGTCGTCGGCGGATCGAATGTCGCATTCTTCAAGCAATTGAAGGCGGCGGGCGTCGATTTCAGCAAGCAGACGCTGATGACGATCGCGGTGACGGAAGATGAGATCAAGGGCATCGGGGCCGAGAATATCGCCGGGGCCTATTCATGCATGAAATATTTCCAATCCATCGATACGCCCGCCAATAAAGCGTTCGTCGCCGCCTATAAGAAAATGTGGGGGCCCGACGCCGTGATCGGCGACCCGCAGGAGGCCGCCTACCTCATGCCGTATCTCTGGAAGCTGGCTGTTGAAAAAGCCAATAGCTTCGACGTGGATAAGGTCGTCGCGGCCTCGCCTGGGCTCGAGTTCCCGGATGCGCCAGAAGGAATAGTTCGCGTTCACCCAAATCATCATCTCTGGTCGAAGGCCCGCGTCGCCAGGGCGCTCCCAGACGGACAGTTCGAGATCGTCGACACGACCGATCTGATCGAGCCGAATCCATTTCCCAAAGGCTATCAATAG
- a CDS encoding acid phosphatase, translated as MMNLKFGRLAILVGGGFASALAGAAAADEALSGSKGLSKIETIVVIYAENRSFDNLYGHFPGANGLDNVTPDQVMQVDRDGSPLKELPPIWGGLTAKKYRPEGGEQLAAHMPNAPFAIDDPKGLNTPISVPTIDLWHRFYQNQMQIDGGRNDKFVAYGDSGALVMGYYSDGPNLPLWPIAQRYALADNFFMGAFGGSFVNHFYLICSCTPRYLNADQSPAKGLIAAVEPDGVSLTLAPNSPKSALEGIPKFVNDGSISPDFYAINTMQPPYQPSGNKPAPGGDPAYADRNRPTTLPPQTETTIGDLLSAKGVTWAWYAGAWGAALDGAAITPNPKFQFHHQPFNYFASLAPGVPARAEHLRDGGIDGAKFIEAIDAGTLPQVSFYKPQGSLNEHPGYADVLSGDQHVADLVAHLENSPQWGHMFVVITYDENGGFWDHVAPPRGDRWGPGTRIPTLIVSPYAKKGFVDHTLYDTTSMLRLITRRFDLPVLSGLRARDEAMSAAGGQTLGDLTGSLDFGP; from the coding sequence ATGATGAACCTAAAATTTGGGCGTCTCGCCATTCTGGTCGGCGGTGGTTTTGCGTCGGCTCTGGCGGGAGCCGCCGCCGCAGATGAAGCCCTGAGCGGGTCCAAGGGGCTTTCGAAGATCGAAACGATTGTGGTGATCTACGCGGAAAATCGCAGTTTCGATAATCTCTATGGTCATTTTCCAGGGGCCAATGGTCTCGACAACGTGACGCCCGATCAGGTTATGCAGGTCGATCGCGACGGCTCGCCTTTAAAAGAACTGCCGCCGATCTGGGGCGGCCTCACCGCCAAGAAATATAGGCCGGAAGGCGGCGAGCAGCTGGCGGCGCATATGCCAAACGCCCCATTCGCCATCGACGATCCAAAAGGCCTCAATACGCCGATCAGCGTCCCGACGATCGACCTTTGGCATCGCTTCTATCAAAATCAGATGCAGATCGATGGCGGCAGGAACGACAAATTCGTCGCCTATGGCGACTCTGGCGCTCTGGTCATGGGCTACTATTCCGACGGCCCCAATCTGCCGCTCTGGCCGATCGCGCAACGCTATGCGCTCGCCGATAATTTCTTCATGGGAGCCTTCGGCGGTTCTTTCGTCAACCACTTTTATTTGATCTGCTCCTGTACGCCGCGCTATCTCAATGCTGATCAAAGTCCCGCCAAGGGTTTGATCGCCGCCGTCGAGCCCGATGGAGTTTCACTGACGCTGGCGCCGAATTCGCCGAAGTCCGCGCTCGAGGGCATCCCGAAATTTGTCAACGACGGAAGCATCTCGCCGGATTTCTACGCCATCAATACAATGCAGCCGCCCTATCAGCCGAGCGGCAACAAGCCCGCGCCTGGCGGCGACCCGGCCTATGCCGATCGAAACCGGCCGACAACGCTTCCGCCGCAAACAGAAACCACCATCGGCGACCTTCTGAGCGCGAAGGGCGTGACTTGGGCGTGGTATGCCGGCGCCTGGGGGGCCGCCCTTGATGGCGCGGCGATCACGCCCAATCCGAAATTCCAGTTCCATCACCAGCCGTTCAACTATTTCGCCAGCCTCGCGCCCGGCGTTCCCGCGCGCGCCGAACATTTGCGCGATGGCGGAATCGATGGGGCGAAGTTCATCGAAGCGATCGACGCCGGGACTTTGCCGCAGGTGAGCTTTTACAAGCCGCAGGGCAGCCTTAATGAACATCCTGGCTACGCCGACGTGCTATCCGGCGACCAGCACGTCGCCGATCTCGTGGCGCATCTCGAAAACAGCCCGCAATGGGGACATATGTTTGTTGTGATCACTTATGACGAGAATGGCGGTTTCTGGGATCATGTCGCGCCGCCAAGGGGCGACCGTTGGGGCCCAGGAACGCGGATTCCGACCCTTATCGTGTCGCCCTACGCCAAAAAAGGCTTTGTCGACCACACGCTTTACGACACAACCTCAATGCTGCGCCTCATTACCAGACGCTTCGATTTGCCGGTTCTGAGCGGCCTGCGAGCGCGAGACGAGGCTATGTCCGCCGCCGGAGGACAGACGCTTGGCGACCTGACCGGCTCCCTCGATTTCGGCCCTTGA
- a CDS encoding mismatch-specific DNA-glycosylase, translating into MEHEPMDEENPPSLPDLVREGLNVIFIGINPSIFSASQGHYFARKTNRFWPAFSRSALSGTAREALGVPLLGPEHDRLLLDYGFGFTDAVKRPTARASDLNPVEFINGVALLVEKLERYRPDVACFHGVTAYRAVHRALASPATEANLGPQPLRIGGSRVFVVPNPSPANAHSTPADQALWYDRLAAFLTTRKVSDPKAI; encoded by the coding sequence ATGGAGCACGAGCCAATGGATGAGGAAAATCCGCCAAGCCTCCCCGATCTCGTGCGCGAGGGCCTCAACGTGATCTTCATCGGCATCAATCCTTCAATCTTCTCGGCCTCGCAGGGACATTATTTTGCCCGCAAGACCAATCGCTTCTGGCCAGCTTTCTCACGCTCGGCTTTGAGCGGGACGGCGCGAGAGGCACTCGGCGTCCCGCTTTTGGGTCCCGAGCACGACCGCCTGCTGCTCGATTACGGATTCGGCTTCACCGACGCGGTCAAGCGCCCGACCGCGCGAGCCAGCGATCTCAATCCAGTGGAATTCATCAATGGCGTGGCGCTTCTCGTTGAAAAACTTGAGCGCTATCGTCCAGATGTCGCGTGTTTCCACGGAGTGACGGCATATCGGGCGGTTCACCGCGCGCTGGCTTCTCCCGCAACGGAGGCTAACCTCGGGCCGCAGCCTTTGCGCATCGGAGGAAGCCGCGTGTTCGTCGTCCCGAACCCAAGTCCGGCCAATGCGCATTCAACGCCTGCGGATCAGGCTCTTTGGTATGATCGCCTCGCGGCGTTTCTGACGACACGGAAAGTCAGCGATCCCAAAGCGATTTAG
- a CDS encoding nitronate monooxygenase encodes MTDWPDRRILDLLGIELPIIQAPMAGVVTSAMVVAVAEVGGLGSLPCAVLSPDQIRSEISATRLRSSKPINVNFFCHVPASIEPAREEAWRRRLKPYYIELGLDPGMPVPVSALAPFGDAHCDLVEELKPEIVSFHFGLPGKNLLRRVKDAGAKILSSATTVDEAIWLEDHGCDAIIAQGLEAGGHRGMFLSNDISAQVGIMALAPQIADAVKAPVIAAGGIADARGIAAALALGASAVQIGTAYLFCPEANVAPLHRQALKTARDHQTAITNVFTGRPARAVVNRLVREIGPIFEQAPGFHLASGALAPLRAKSEPSRSDDFTPLWSGQAAGLGRELAAGELTRRLAEETLAKLAGR; translated from the coding sequence ATGACCGATTGGCCCGACCGCCGAATCCTGGATCTCCTCGGGATTGAACTGCCGATCATTCAGGCCCCTATGGCCGGGGTGGTCACATCGGCGATGGTGGTCGCCGTTGCGGAGGTGGGCGGACTTGGCTCGCTGCCCTGCGCGGTTTTGAGCCCGGACCAAATTCGCAGCGAGATTAGCGCCACCCGGCTGCGCTCGTCGAAGCCCATCAATGTGAACTTCTTTTGCCACGTTCCAGCGTCGATCGAGCCTGCGCGCGAGGAAGCATGGCGGCGACGTCTAAAGCCCTACTATATTGAGCTTGGCCTCGATCCTGGGATGCCGGTCCCCGTCTCGGCCCTCGCTCCGTTCGGCGACGCGCATTGCGATCTTGTGGAGGAGCTAAAGCCCGAGATCGTCAGCTTCCACTTCGGCCTGCCAGGCAAAAACCTGTTAAGGCGGGTGAAGGATGCGGGCGCAAAAATTCTATCGTCGGCGACTACTGTCGATGAGGCCATATGGCTCGAAGACCATGGCTGCGACGCGATCATCGCCCAGGGTCTCGAAGCCGGCGGTCATCGCGGAATGTTTCTCTCCAATGATATTTCCGCGCAGGTCGGCATTATGGCGCTCGCGCCGCAGATTGCCGATGCGGTCAAGGCGCCCGTCATCGCGGCCGGCGGCATTGCGGATGCGCGCGGCATCGCCGCCGCCTTGGCGCTCGGCGCTTCGGCGGTGCAGATTGGAACGGCCTACCTATTTTGTCCCGAAGCGAATGTGGCGCCCCTGCACAGACAAGCCTTAAAGACGGCTCGAGATCATCAAACGGCGATCACGAATGTTTTCACCGGCCGTCCCGCGCGGGCGGTCGTCAACCGGCTCGTTCGCGAGATCGGGCCGATCTTCGAGCAAGCGCCCGGCTTCCATCTCGCCAGCGGCGCTCTCGCGCCGCTGCGCGCGAAATCGGAGCCGTCTCGATCGGATGACTTCACGCCGCTGTGGTCCGGTCAGGCCGCGGGCCTCGGCCGGGAGCTCGCAGCCGGGGAGCTGACGAGACGATTGGCTGAAGAGACCCTCGCGAAGCTTGCGGGGCGGTGA
- a CDS encoding peptidoglycan -binding protein: MASPRARQRMRQIDYWPGFVDALSTMLLVMIFLLSVFMLAQFFLAREVIGKDTALQKLNRQIEELTSLLALERTSKTEAEGTAATLSANLEDAQKDNTRLQRLADSSKAADGVDAANARIADARQELNAEQQISARALAQVEILNQQISALRRQLAALEDALSASEKSGQESQAKIADLGSRLNVALAQKVQELARYRSDFFGRLRQILGDRPGVSVVGDRFIFQSEVLFQSGQASLDPAGRDELDKLAAALVELEHEIPPDIPWIIRVDGHTDKKPIQSTQFPSNWSLSAARAIAVVQYLVGKGVAPQRLAAAGFGEFQPLDSGDSDDANKHNRRIELKITER, encoded by the coding sequence ATGGCCTCCCCCCGCGCGCGTCAGCGCATGCGCCAGATCGATTATTGGCCGGGCTTCGTCGACGCTCTGTCGACCATGCTGCTCGTGATGATTTTCCTGCTGTCCGTTTTCATGCTGGCGCAATTCTTTCTCGCCCGCGAGGTCATCGGCAAAGATACGGCATTGCAGAAACTCAATCGCCAGATCGAGGAATTAACCTCTCTGCTCGCGCTTGAGCGTACGAGCAAGACCGAGGCGGAGGGGACCGCGGCCACGCTTTCGGCGAATCTTGAGGACGCTCAAAAAGACAATACGCGCTTGCAGAGATTGGCCGATTCCAGCAAAGCCGCGGATGGGGTCGACGCCGCCAACGCGCGGATCGCCGACGCGCGGCAGGAACTCAATGCCGAACAACAGATTTCCGCCCGCGCCCTGGCGCAAGTCGAGATCCTCAACCAGCAGATCTCGGCCCTGCGACGCCAGCTGGCCGCGCTCGAGGACGCCTTGTCTGCGTCAGAAAAATCCGGACAGGAATCGCAGGCGAAAATCGCCGACCTTGGTTCTCGCCTCAACGTGGCTCTCGCGCAGAAAGTCCAGGAGCTCGCCCGCTACCGCTCCGATTTCTTCGGACGCCTACGCCAAATTCTTGGCGACCGGCCGGGCGTCAGCGTCGTTGGGGATCGATTTATTTTTCAGTCTGAGGTGCTCTTTCAGTCGGGCCAGGCGAGCCTAGACCCGGCGGGGCGCGACGAGCTCGACAAGCTGGCGGCCGCCTTGGTTGAACTCGAACATGAAATACCGCCAGATATTCCCTGGATCATTCGCGTCGACGGCCATACTGACAAAAAGCCGATTCAATCGACGCAATTTCCCTCGAACTGGTCATTGTCCGCCGCGCGCGCCATCGCGGTAGTGCAATATCTCGTCGGCAAAGGGGTGGCGCCGCAACGGCTCGCCGCCGCCGGCTTTGGCGAATTTCAGCCGCTCGACTCCGGCGATAGCGACGATGCCAACAAGCACAACCGTCGAATCGAATTGAAGATTACGGAAAGATAG
- a CDS encoding SDR family oxidoreductase: protein MSAERKVALITGASQGIGAGLVKGFLDRGYCVVGNSRTIKPSDCLDVATVAGDVAYPETADRIVAAAIDRFGRIDTLVNNAGAFISKPFVDYSEADFAALVATNLAGLFHLSQRALAQMLRQGGGHIVNITTSVADQPIAGVPAALAALTKGGLNAVTRSLAIEYANHGVRVNAVSPGIIKTPMHSPEAHGFFATLHPLGRMGEIEEIVEAVLYLESAAFVTGEVLHVDGGAHAGRW from the coding sequence ATGAGCGCAGAACGCAAAGTCGCATTGATCACCGGCGCGTCACAGGGGATCGGGGCGGGCTTGGTCAAGGGGTTCCTCGATCGCGGCTATTGCGTCGTCGGCAATTCCCGCACGATCAAGCCCAGCGATTGTCTGGATGTGGCGACCGTCGCGGGCGACGTCGCCTATCCAGAAACCGCCGACCGCATCGTCGCCGCGGCTATCGATCGCTTCGGCCGCATCGACACTCTGGTCAATAATGCCGGCGCGTTCATCTCAAAGCCATTTGTCGATTACTCCGAAGCTGATTTCGCGGCGCTGGTCGCCACAAATCTGGCGGGCTTGTTCCACCTCTCGCAGCGCGCTTTGGCGCAGATGCTGCGCCAGGGCGGCGGCCATATCGTCAACATCACGACGAGCGTGGCCGACCAGCCTATCGCAGGGGTGCCCGCGGCGCTGGCGGCGCTGACCAAGGGCGGCCTCAATGCGGTAACCCGGTCGCTGGCCATCGAGTATGCCAACCACGGCGTGCGGGTGAACGCCGTCTCGCCAGGCATCATCAAGACCCCGATGCATAGCCCCGAAGCGCATGGCTTTTTCGCGACGCTCCATCCTTTGGGGCGGATGGGCGAGATTGAAGAGATCGTCGAAGCCGTGCTCTACCTTGAGAGTGCGGCTTTCGTGACCGGCGAGGTCCTGCATGTCGACGGCGGCGCTCACGCCGGCCGATGGTGA
- a CDS encoding HlyC/CorC family transporter, giving the protein MHGEGAGISPIDLWFAIAIILLCIALSAFFSGSETALTAASRARMHSLEKNGDRRAALVNRLLASRNRLIGATLLGNTLVNIGSSAFATSILVALVGDRGAVYATGIMTVLLLVFAEVLPKTVAINSPDRVSLLVARILSFFVAIFGPLLVAVEAIVLGALKLFGVDTSRQRSILSGHEELKSAVDFLHQEGGVGRSDRDMFGGLLDLRNLEVSDVMVHRTKMVMHNADLPPQELIREIGASPYSRLPIWRGEPDNIVGVLHAKNLLRALDASGGDFANLDVQSIALKPWFVPDTTSVHDQLQEFLKRKTHFAIVVDEYGVVMGIVTLEDILEEIVGDISDEYDLVVHGVRPQADGSVIVEGSVPIRDLNRVMAWSLPDGEATTIAGLVIHEARAIPESGQVFSFHGFRFEVLRKAKNRITLLRIFPADGQGSAPVHAR; this is encoded by the coding sequence ATGCACGGCGAAGGCGCCGGAATTTCGCCGATCGACCTTTGGTTCGCGATCGCAATCATCCTCTTATGCATTGCCCTATCGGCCTTTTTCTCGGGCTCCGAGACCGCGCTTACGGCGGCCTCCCGCGCGCGCATGCATTCATTGGAAAAGAACGGCGATCGCCGCGCGGCTTTGGTTAACCGCCTGCTCGCCAGCCGCAACCGGTTGATCGGCGCCACCTTGCTCGGCAATACGCTGGTCAATATTGGCTCTTCGGCCTTCGCGACGAGCATATTGGTGGCGCTCGTCGGCGATCGCGGCGCCGTCTACGCCACCGGGATCATGACCGTTTTGCTTCTCGTCTTTGCGGAAGTCCTGCCCAAAACGGTGGCGATCAACTCTCCCGACCGCGTGTCGCTTCTGGTGGCGCGGATCCTGTCGTTCTTTGTCGCCATATTCGGGCCGCTGCTCGTCGCCGTCGAGGCGATTGTGCTCGGAGCCCTAAAACTTTTCGGCGTCGATACGAGCCGGCAGCGATCGATTCTGTCGGGGCATGAGGAATTGAAAAGCGCGGTCGACTTTCTGCATCAGGAGGGCGGCGTCGGCCGGTCCGATCGCGATATGTTCGGCGGCCTTCTCGATCTTCGCAATCTCGAAGTTTCCGACGTAATGGTGCATCGCACCAAGATGGTCATGCACAATGCGGATCTGCCGCCGCAAGAGCTGATCCGCGAGATCGGCGCCTCGCCCTATTCGCGCCTGCCGATCTGGCGCGGCGAACCCGACAATATCGTCGGCGTGCTGCACGCCAAGAACCTGCTGCGGGCGCTCGACGCCTCGGGCGGCGATTTCGCTAATTTGGATGTCCAAAGCATCGCGCTAAAACCCTGGTTCGTGCCGGATACCACGTCGGTTCACGACCAGCTGCAGGAGTTTTTGAAACGCAAGACGCATTTCGCCATCGTCGTCGACGAGTACGGCGTCGTGATGGGCATCGTCACGCTTGAGGACATTCTCGAAGAGATCGTCGGCGATATCTCCGATGAATACGATCTTGTCGTCCATGGCGTCCGCCCGCAGGCGGATGGCTCGGTAATCGTTGAGGGTTCGGTCCCGATCCGCGACCTCAATCGGGTCATGGCGTGGAGCTTGCCCGACGGGGAGGCGACTACTATCGCGGGTCTCGTCATTCACGAGGCTCGCGCGATTCCCGAGTCCGGGCAGGTTTTCAGCTTTCATGGATTCCGCTTCGAGGTGCTGCGCAAGGCGAAGAACCGGATCACCCTGCTGCGCATTTTCCCCGCGGACGGGCAGGGGTCGGCTCCAGTCCATGCGCGCTGA